A window of the Salvelinus sp. IW2-2015 linkage group LG37, ASM291031v2, whole genome shotgun sequence genome harbors these coding sequences:
- the LOC111960419 gene encoding zinc finger translocation-associated protein-like, which translates to MEEKETGESEPVVHPCAEQTDSLSLIISGEEEATREPSDLGHCSREEDDLTNGHVDNDGDEEMVTPLCSPGTSYWSVTEGPDSPFLLSPVPGPSGIKERVQRASRPGFSRIPGRDHRRYYHEYWRSEFLMDFDPRRHGMICMVCGSSLATLKLSTIKRHIRQKHPDSLLWSLSDKEVIRSGWESHLSLEGGQRLYCPAGGVVTVSQGQEEQLLDCALRSTGKPDGMVTPKLQPRSTTPSPPTPAPLQQQEELPGPSAQTLERYLNDSLHAWFRQEFLMEYQAEVGRLVCMVCGHPLPSLHLDHIKSHVLDIHPQSLVYSSEEKHCILQTWAQTHESDPLNDFIKSEPNTKDEREAGVDFFPDDLETIQIGVDNDEALSQIHDMVGSRDGGGVGAPEVTSPIHPLPLRQPRKRRLRGGFPWRLRLDYLVAYGPQGRGTFCMVCSQALPVAKVSSFRRHIQECHPETTSLAREEREAMAEAWTKEAHTEDHLAAQMKEEVDPSDIISVHVAGEMGEKAAPDNNNNHRTPKMSAIQTVKKEEGVATIPATLGRHGHYPGKDQRRNYQVRWRMEFLMDYDCRRHGLICMVCGATLATLKVSTIKRHIQQVHPHSLEYSPDERQQALLSYNQTAPHFVHSDDCFSSQDHGHSAVGETAASLFVS; encoded by the exons atggaagagaaagagacgggGGAGAGCGAGCCCGTGGTCCACCCGTGTGCTGAGCAGACAGATTCTCTCTCATTAATAATAAGCGGAGAGGAGGAAGCAACAcgagagccgagtgacttgggaCACTGTTCAAGAG aGGAAGACGATCTGACCAATGGCCACGTGGACAATGACGGCGATGAGGAGATGGTTACCCCACTCTGCTCCCCGGGCACCAGCTACTGGAGTGTCACAGAGGGTCCCGACTCCCCCTTTCTCCTGTCCCCCGTCCCGGGCCCCTCGGGGATCAAGGAGAGGGTCCAACGTGCCTCCCGTCCCGGCTTCAGCCGCATCCCGGGCCGGGACCACCGGCGCTACTACCACGAGTACTGGCGCAGCGAGTTCCTGATGGACTTTGACCCCCGTCGCCACGGCATGATCTGCATGGTGTGTGGGAGCTCGCTGGCCACTCTCAAACTCAGCACCATCAAGAGGCATATTCGACAGAAGCACCCAGATTCCCTGCTGTGGAGTTTGTCCGACAAGGAGGTGATTCGCTCGGGCTGGGAGAGCCACCTGAGTCTGGAGGGRGGCCAGAGGTTGTACTGTCCGGCCGGAGGGGTGGTCACCGTCTCGCAGGGTCAGGAGGAGCAGCTGCTGGACTGCGCACTCCGCTCCACCG GAAAACCCGATGGTATGGTGACCCCCAAACTCCAGCCCCGGTCCACCACCCCATCTCCCCCTACACCGGCCCCCCTCCAGCAGCAGGAGGAGCTCCCCGGGCCCTCGGCCCAGACCCTGGAGCGCTACCTGAACGACTCGCTCCACGCCTGGTTCCGACAGGAGTTCCTCATGGAGTACCAGGCGGAGGTGGGCCGGCTGGTGTGTATGGTGTGCGGCCACCCACTGCCCTCGCTCCACCTGGACCACATCAAGAGCCACGTGCTGGACATCCATCCTCAGTCGCTGGTCTACAGTTCGGAGGAGAAGCACTGCATCCTGCAGACCTGGGCTCAGACTCATG AATCTGACCCTTTGAACGACTTCATCAAGTCGGAGCCCAACACCAAAGACGAGAGAGAGGCTGGGGTGGACTTCTTCCCTGATGACCTGGAGACCATCCAGATCGGCGTGGACAACGATGAGGCATTGTCCCAGATACATGACATGGTCGGTAGCAGGGATGGAGGTGGTGTTGGAGCTCCAGAGGTGACCAGCCCCatacatcctctccctctccgccaGCCCAGGAAGAGGCGTCTCCGCGGGGGCTTCCCCTGGCGTCTGCGCCTGGACTACCTGGTGGCCTATGGGCCTCAGGGTCGTGGCACCTTCTGCATGGTGTGCTCCCAGGCCCTGCCCGTGGCCAAGGTGAGCAGCTTCCGGCGCCACATTCAGGAGTGCCACCCTGAGACCACCAGCCTGgcccgggaggagagagaggccatgGCCGAGGCCTGGACCAAAGAGGCCCACACGGAAGACCACCTGGCCGCGCAGATGAAAGAAG aaGTGGACCCCAGTGACATCATCAGCGTCCATGTGGCAGGAGAGATGGGTGAAAAGGCAGCAcccgacaacaacaacaaccaccggACCCCCAAGATGTCCGCCATCCAGACAgtgaagaaggaggagggggtcGCCACCATACCTGCCACTCTGGGACGCCACGGACACTACCCGGGCAAGGACCAGCGGCGGAACTACCAGGTGCGCTGGCGGATGGAGTTCCTGATGGACTATGACTGCCGGCGACACGGGCTGATCTGTATGGTGTGCGGGGCGACGTTAGCCACTCTTAAAGTCAGCACCATCAAGAGACACATCCAGCAGGTCCACCCTCACTCTCTGGAGTACAGCCCTGACGAGAGACAGCAGGCCCTGCTCAGCTACAACCAGACTGCCCCGCACTTCGTCCACTCAGACGACTGTTTCTCCTCCCAGGACCACGGACACTCGGCAGTCGGAGAGACGGCCGCCAGCCTCTTCGTCAGTTAA